Proteins encoded by one window of uncultured Bacteroides sp.:
- a CDS encoding 4Fe-4S binding protein, whose amino-acid sequence MAKILGAIVVDTERCKGCNLCVVACPLNVLSLTKKEVNIKGYNFAEQVLEDTCNGCSSCATVCPDGCITVYKVKL is encoded by the coding sequence ATGGCTAAAATTTTAGGAGCAATAGTAGTAGACACCGAACGTTGCAAAGGATGTAATCTTTGCGTGGTAGCCTGCCCGCTAAATGTGTTGTCTCTGACAAAAAAAGAAGTAAACATAAAGGGATACAATTTTGCAGAGCAAGTATTAGAAGACACTTGTAATGGATGCTCTTCATGTGCAACTGTATGTCCCGATGGATGTATTACAGTTTACAAGGTAAAACTTTAA